Genomic segment of Rhodocaloribacter litoris:
CCCATCTTCTGATGCAGGTTCGGATCCATGGTCCTCCGGCGTCTGCCGTGAAATGCGGATGAGGTCGAAAGCGAGGGCCGGCGCGGCGGCCGGTCGAGAAAACCGGTCGACCCCGCCGGGCGTTCCGGGGCGATGCGGCCCGTTCCGCTTTTCACCCGAAGTGCATATCCGGCGGTCCGGCCGCGTTGCACGTTTTGCCCCGCTGTAGTAGGTTCTTTCCACGTTTCGCGTTTCAGTCCGGTGTTCGACGTGAAACGTTCAACGTGAAACGTTCAACGTTCAGCGCATGCAGCCGTACCTCGATCTTCTCCGCCTGGTTCGAACGCACGGTGTCCGGAGGGAAGACCGCACGGGCACGGGCACGCGCAGCGTCTTCGGCTATCAGATGCGGTTCGATCTGAGCCGGGGGTTCCCCCTGGTTACGACGAAGCGGGTCTGGTTTCGCGGGCTGGCCCAGGAACTGCTCTGGTTCCTCTCGGGGGAGACCAACATCCGGCCGCTCGTCCGGGAGGGGATCTCCATCTGGACGGACTGGCCGCTGAAGCGTTATCTGGAGCAGACCGGGCAGGCGGTTCCCCCCTCCGACAGCCCGGCCTGGGCGGCGTTGAAGGCAGATTTCGAGGCCCGCATCCGAGAAGATGAGGCTTTTGCTGTGCGCTACGGCGACCTGGGGCCGGTCTACGGGCGGCAGTGGCGCGCCTTCGGAGGGGTCGATCAGATCGCCCGCCTCGTCGATCAGCTGCGCACGAACCCCGAGAGCCGGCGGCACATCGTCAGCGCCTGGAACGCGGCCGAGATCGACCGGATGGCCCTGCCGCCCTGCCACATGATGTTCCAGTGCTACGTGGCCGAAGGAAGGCTCTCCTGCCAGCTCTACGTGCGCTCGAACGATCTTTTTCTGGGGGCTCCCTTCAACATCGCCCAGTATGCCCTGCTCGTGCACATGCTGGCCCAGCAGTGCGACCTCATCCCCGGCGAACTCATCTACACCATCGGCGACGCCCACATCTACGAGAACCACCTCGATCAGGTCGACGAGCAGCTCGGCCGCGAGCCTTATCCCCTGCCGACGCTGCGCCTGCGCCGGCGCCCGCCCTCGATCTTCGACTACGTGTATGAGGATTTCGAGCTGCTCGACTACCGTCACCATCCGCCCATCAAGGCGCCCGTGGCCGTCTGATCGGGCGCAGCTGCAGCGTGCTCATGTCGAATGCCGCATCGTTTCCCGGGGAACAGCCGCTGGTGAAGCCGGAGGGGCCGGAGATCGTCCTCATTGCCGCACTGGCCGAGCGGAACCGTGTCATCGGGCGGGGGATGGAGCTGCCCTGGCATCTGCCCGAGGACCTGCGGCGTTTCAAGCGGCTGACGCTCGGGCACCCGCTCGTGATGGGGCGGCGGACGTTCGAGTCGCTCGTGCACCAGTTCGGCGGGCCGTTGCCGGGGCGGCGCAACGTGGTCGTCAGCACGGGGGCGGCCTGGCCGCAGTATCCGGAGGTGGAGGTGTACCGCTCGCTCCGGGAAGCCCTCGCGGCGCTCGAAGACGAACCCCGCATCTTCATCGGCGGCGGGGGCACGGTCTACGCCCAGTGCCTGCCGCTGGCCGACCGGCTGGAGCTGACGCTGGTTGCGGGGGACTACACCGGCGATGCCTTTTTTCCGCCCTACGAGCACCTTGTCGGCCCGGTCTTCGAGAAGGTGGCCGAGGACCGGCGCTCGGGCTTCCGGTTCGTCACGTACCGCCGTCGGGACGCGGCGGCCCGGCCTGTGTCTCAGCGGGCGTAGAGCCACACGTGCCAGAGCAACGTGCGGCGGCTCACCCGCCGCGTGAGGCCTGCCTGCTGCACCAGGGCATCGACGGCGGCGGGCGGGTGCAGGTAGGTGCGGAACGGAGAGCGGCGGAGCCGGAAGAAGGCGTTCGCCAGCCGGAAGCCGATGCGCGTCAGCAGGTGCACGCGGGGAAAGACGAGGCCGTACACCTGCCGTGCCTTCGCGGCCGAGCGGGTCACGAGGGCCTCCACGTCGTCGTAGCAGCAGACGACCCGGTCGAGCGTGACGACGTCCGCCGCCGGGAGGGACGGTGCCAGCTCGACGAAGTCGCCCGCGTGGTAGTGCATCCTGTGTGCGTAGCCCAGCCGCGCGGCCTCGGTCCGGGCCGCGTCGAGGTAGGCCGGCGAGGCGTCCACGTTGATGCCCGCCTCGTACCCGTTACCCACCAGCGCGTGCTGGATCGCCCCGACGCCGCCGCCGATGTCGAGCAGCGAGCGGGCCCCGGGGGCTTCGGTGCGGATGGCGTCGAGGAGCAGCCGGGTGGTCTTCAGCGGGCCGCGTCGCCGGTAGCGTTTCAGCTCGCGGGCGGCCAGCCGCGCGTCGAAGAACGTGGCGATACCCCGGCACTGGGCACACGACATGGCGCGGGCGATGGAATGAGGATTGCGGGTGAGAACAGCGGCCACGCCCCCGGCGGGGCGGGTACGGTCCGGAGGTTCCGGTGTGCCGGCGTCTTGCCCGGAGAAAAGCACCGTGTGGCCGGGCTCCCAAAATATATTTTTTTGGCCTATAATGCAGCCGGAAGGCAAACGCGGCCGATACCTTCCCGGGCGGGAAGCCCCGGCAGCGGGGCGGCTGGCCGGACCGGGTGAATCCCGGGGGGACCCCGTCGCATTTAAGGACCGGCTTTTTCAGCGACGCATTCGCATGGCAACGGTGGCGGAAAGCGGAAAAAAAGTTCGCCAGAATATTCTCCGCGGGGTTTACGAGGACAACCTCCGGACCGTGCGGCGGCTGGGGCCGGAGCCGCGCACCGGTGCGGTTCCCCGGCGCCGTGCCGCTCCCCGGATGGCCGGCGGGCTGGTATGGCTGCTGGGGCTGGTCGTTCTGGTCGGCGGCCTGTTGTCGATGGGGGGGGACCCGGCGCGTTCCTCGGAGGCCGGAGCGGGCGAAGGCACCGTGCGGATGACCCTCGGCCTCTCGGCGGTGCCGGAGCAGCCGGCGCGGGCCGGTGCGGTCCCCACGCCGGAGCTCGTCGCCAACCCCACCGTGGCGCGCCTCTACGGGCTCGAACCCAAAACCATCGTCATCGACCCGGGACACGGCGGGTATGATCCCGGCACCACGGGGCAAAGCGGCCTGACGGAGAAAGAGATCACGCTCGACGTGGCGCACCGCCTGCGGGCACGGCTGTCCCGGTATCCCGGCTACCGGATTCTCCTGACGCGCGAGTTCGACGAGAAGAAGACCCTCAGGGAGCGAATCACGTTCGCCAACGAGAACAAGGCCGACCTCTTCATTTCCATTCACGTCAACTGGGTGCCGGACGCCTCGCTGGTGCCGATCGAGACCTATTACTACGGGCCGGGTTCGGATGCGAAGGCCACCCGGCTGGCCCAGCGGGAGAACCGTAACTCCGGCTACACCCTGGCCGAGTTCAACGAACTGACCCGGCAACTCGGCCTCGAAATGAAGATCCAGGAGTCGCGGGCGCTGGCGGGGTCGATTCAAAGCGTTTTATATCGTAATATGCGCCGGATCAACGAGCACGCCAGCGACTGGGGGGCCAAGACGGGCGACTTCATGGTGCTGCTCGGGGTGCAGGCGCCCAGTGTGCTCGTCGAGATCACCAGCCTCAGCAACCGGGAGGAGGAGGCCAAGCTGGGCACCAGCGCGCACCGGGAAGAGCTGGCGATGTTTCTGGAACAGGGCATCGTGGGTTACCTCCTGCCCGCTGCCAACGAGAACGAACCAACCGAACATGCCGCCGAAGAAAAAGACTAAGGAAGCTACCGAGATTCTGTACGTGGGCGTCGATCTGGGGACTTCACGGAGTGCCGTCTCCGCCAGCAACGAAAAACGCCAGTGGGTGGAGAGCTACGTGGGCTGGCCCCGGGACTTCGTCTCGCGCAAGCTGCTGGGCAAACCGGTTCTGTTCGGTGAGGAGGCCCTCAAGAACCGCATGGCGCTCACGCTCGTGCGCCCGCTCGAATACGGGGTGATCCGGGACGGCACGGCCCGCGAGGAAGAAGCCATCCGCGAACTGATTCACCACCTGATGGGACTTGCCGAGGCCGGCGAGGACAAGGCCATCTATGCCGCCGTCGGGGTGCCGGCCGAAGCCCTCAAGGTCAACAAACTCGCCATCCGGGACGCCGTCCGGGAGTTCGCGGACTCGCTGATGGTCGTCTCCGAGCCGTTCGCCGTGGCCTACGGCCTGGGGGCGCTCAACAACGCCATGATCATCGACATCGGCGCGGGCACGGTCGACTTCTGCGTGATGCACGGCACGATGCCCGGCGAAGAGGACCAGCGCACCCTCACCACGGCCGGCGACTACATCGACCGGCAGCTCTACGACCGCCTCTCCGAGAAGTATCCGAACGCGAAGTTCAGCCTGCCCTACGTCCGGAAGCTGAAGGAAGAGCATGGTTTCGTGGGCGAGACCAAGGGCAAGGTTACCGTCAAGGTGCCGGTCGAGGGCAAGTTCGTCGAATACGAGGTGACGGAGGAGGTGCGGCAGGCGTGTGAGCGTATCCTGCCTCCCATCGTGGAGACGACCATCGACCTGATCAGCCGCTATGAGCCGGAGTTCCAGGAGCAGGTCCGGCGAAACATTTACCTGGCCGGCGGCGGCAGCCAGATCAAGGGCATCGCGACGGCCCTGGAAGAGGCCCTGCGCGAGTACGGTTCCTTCAAGGTGAGCACCGTCGAGGATCCCCTCTTCGCCGGCGCCGACGGGGCCCTGGCGCTGGCCCGCGACATGCCGGAAGAGTACTGGGAGGACATGAGCTGAGGCGTACCCCGCCGACCGTTATAGAAAGGGGGGGAAGGTGCGGAGAGGAGGGGCAGAGGCCGCTTCTTTGAGTCTCGGTGGGATAGGACATATTGGATGCGTGACGCGTCCTTAGAAGTAGTGTACCTTTCTTTCTGTAAAAGTAGTTGTCGTCGTCGAGCTGTGGACAAGTGGGCAGCATGTCTGTCCACCGCTTGAACAGACGAGCGGCCATGATTTATCCTTTCTCTTGCCTTGTTCCATCTAAGAAAGGAGGACATCATGACCGCTCATCCGATGCAAGATACGACGCTCGACCGGCTCTTTGAACTACTCAGCCAAGAGGGCCTTGATGCCCTCGGACGGGCCTTCGTGCTGTTGTTGAACCAAGCCATGAAGCTCGAACGCCAACACTATCTCGGCCTTGAACCCTGCGAGCGTAACCCAGATCGGCGCCACGACTGGGCCAACGGCTACAAAGACAAGACCCTCAAGACCCGCCTGGGCGAACTCACCTTCGAGGTTCCGCAGGTGCGTCAGGGCGCGTTCTACCCGAGTGCCTTGGAAAAAGGCCTCCGTTCCGAAAGGGCGCTCAAGCTGGCCCTGGCCGAGATGTATGTCCAGGGCGTCTCGACGCGCAAGGTGGCCCAGATCACCGAGCACCTCTGCGGTTTCTCGGTCAGTTCAAGCCAGGTCAGCCGGGCCAGTGTCTCGATGAGTTGCTCGACGAGTGGCGGGAGCGCCCGCTGGGTTCGTATCCGTACCTCTTTCTCGACGCCCGGTATGAGAAAGTCCGTCAGGGTGGGCTGGTGCGTGATTGTGCCGTGCTCGTGGCCAGCGGTGTCGCGCTCGATGGCAAGCGGGAGGTCTTGGGCGTGTCGGTCTCCTTGAGTGAGGCCGAGGTGCACTGGCGCGCGTTTTTGCAGTCGTTGCAGCGGCGGGGCCTGCATGGGGTGCGTCTCGTCATCTCGGATGATCACGCGGGGTTGAAGGCGGCACGGCGGGCGGTCTTTGCGGAGGTGCCCTGGCAGCGGTGCCAGTTTCATCTTCAGCAGAACGCCCAGGCCTATGTGCCGCGTCAGGCGATGAAGCCGGATTTGGGGCGCGATCTGCACCGGGTCTTCAACGCCGCTGACCTGGCTGAAGCGCACGACCGGCTGGCAGCTCTGGTCGAGAAGTATCACGAGAGCGCGCCGAAGCTCTCGCAGTGGATCGAGACTGACCTGATCGAAGGCCTGACGGTGTTTCGCTTTCCAGAGTCTCATCGGCGTCGTCTTCGCACGACGAACATGCAGGAGCGATTGAACCGGGAGATCCGTCGTCGCACGCGTGTGGTGAGTCAGTTTCCCAACGAGGCCTCGTGTCTTCGCCTGGTCACGGCGGTGGTCATGGAGATCTCGGAGGAGTGGCAGGCCGGCCGGGTGTACCTGAACATGGACTTGCTCTTGACAGAAGACGGGAATGGGTAGATCCAACTTTTACAGAAAGGATGTTGCGCTATCTCCTTAGAAGCAGGAATATCCCGCCTTTAGGCGGGGGGCAAGGAGACGAAGGCCGTTGCTCGGACGGCAGGGATCTTATTGTTTCTACATGAATGCCCGAGAAGTGACGTCTCCCTGATCGAGTTCTTCCAGGAGCTTCCAACAGTACCATTGCATGCGAGGAATGTGGTAGGGGCCTTTCCAGTAATTACCTTTCAGGGGTACGGACAAGCGTCCATCCCGATGCAGGTAACCGTACCACTCGCCATAGAGAGCATCCGGGAAATGGGTGTGCGTCCAGTTGTGGACCTGGGCGTGCCACCGGGCATAGCGTTCCTCGCCCGTTAGGACATAGGCGAGCAGGGTGGCGATGATGGCCTCGCACTGAGGCCACCAAAACTTCATATCATGCCAGTACTCTTGGATAGGCAGGTTTTTGACGTCGCGAAAATAAAAGAGGCCGCCGTACTGGTTGTCCCACCCTCGCTGCCACATCCAGTCGAGCATCGTAGTGCCTAGTGCTGTGTCAAGTTATAATTGACGGGTATAGCCGCTTCAACTTCACCCGCGCATCCGCCGTCGTGAACTGCCAGTCTACACCCCGCTGCTTTGCGTTGCGCGCCTCGTACCAGGCGGCGATCTCGCCCTCTAACTGCGATGCATTGCCGATGCGGCGACAGAGACCCTGACGAACCAGCACCGAAAGCTCGATCTCGGCCATGTTCAACCACGAACCATGCACCGGCGTCGAGACTATCTCCAACTTGCGCACGATGCGCCGGGCGCGCTCGGCGTCGAAGACCTCGTAGAGCGCCGAGGCGGTGTGCGCGGAGAGGTTGTCCTGAACCAGCGTGATCGTCTCGGCGTCTGGATAGAGGTCTTCGACGAGGTGGGCCACCACACGAGCCCAGGTCAAACGGTCCTGACGCTCCTTGACGAGCACCTTCCGGAAGCCGCCCAGGGGCTCGCAGAGCATATAGAGCGTGCGGGTCCCTTCGCGTTTGTACTCGTAATCCACGTGCCGCACCCCGTCGGCACGCGTGAAGGGCTGTCGCACCTCGCTGATGAGTTGCTTGCGCGCTTCGTCGAGGCACACAACCGGTCGGAGCGGGTCGTAGGGCCGGGCGTAGACATCGAGCACTTGCTCCATCTGGCAGACGAAGGCGGCATCGGCCTGAGGAATTACCCACGACTTAACGCGCCAGGGCTTGAGTTCGTTTTTTTAAGCAACTGCCGCACGCTCTCATGCGAGATCGATTCGACGTAACCGAGTTCGATCATACGGTCAGCCAGAAGGCGGAGCGACCACCGGGCAAAGCCTTCCGGCGGCTCTGAACAGCGCAGGGCCACCAGATGAGCCTCGACCTGCCCGTCGAAGATCTTCTCTTTAACCGGTTCGCGTTTTTTGCCGTAGAGAGCCACCTCGAAGCCTTCTTCGACGAAGCGCCGACGTAAGCGCT
This window contains:
- the thyA gene encoding thymidylate synthase, translating into MQPYLDLLRLVRTHGVRREDRTGTGTRSVFGYQMRFDLSRGFPLVTTKRVWFRGLAQELLWFLSGETNIRPLVREGISIWTDWPLKRYLEQTGQAVPPSDSPAWAALKADFEARIREDEAFAVRYGDLGPVYGRQWRAFGGVDQIARLVDQLRTNPESRRHIVSAWNAAEIDRMALPPCHMMFQCYVAEGRLSCQLYVRSNDLFLGAPFNIAQYALLVHMLAQQCDLIPGELIYTIGDAHIYENHLDQVDEQLGREPYPLPTLRLRRRPPSIFDYVYEDFELLDYRHHPPIKAPVAV
- a CDS encoding dihydrofolate reductase, giving the protein MSNAASFPGEQPLVKPEGPEIVLIAALAERNRVIGRGMELPWHLPEDLRRFKRLTLGHPLVMGRRTFESLVHQFGGPLPGRRNVVVSTGAAWPQYPEVEVYRSLREALAALEDEPRIFIGGGGTVYAQCLPLADRLELTLVAGDYTGDAFFPPYEHLVGPVFEKVAEDRRSGFRFVTYRRRDAAARPVSQRA
- a CDS encoding class I SAM-dependent methyltransferase encodes the protein MSCAQCRGIATFFDARLAARELKRYRRRGPLKTTRLLLDAIRTEAPGARSLLDIGGGVGAIQHALVGNGYEAGINVDASPAYLDAARTEAARLGYAHRMHYHAGDFVELAPSLPAADVVTLDRVVCCYDDVEALVTRSAAKARQVYGLVFPRVHLLTRIGFRLANAFFRLRRSPFRTYLHPPAAVDALVQQAGLTRRVSRRTLLWHVWLYAR
- a CDS encoding N-acetylmuramoyl-L-alanine amidase family protein; the protein is MATVAESGKKVRQNILRGVYEDNLRTVRRLGPEPRTGAVPRRRAAPRMAGGLVWLLGLVVLVGGLLSMGGDPARSSEAGAGEGTVRMTLGLSAVPEQPARAGAVPTPELVANPTVARLYGLEPKTIVIDPGHGGYDPGTTGQSGLTEKEITLDVAHRLRARLSRYPGYRILLTREFDEKKTLRERITFANENKADLFISIHVNWVPDASLVPIETYYYGPGSDAKATRLAQRENRNSGYTLAEFNELTRQLGLEMKIQESRALAGSIQSVLYRNMRRINEHASDWGAKTGDFMVLLGVQAPSVLVEITSLSNREEEAKLGTSAHREELAMFLEQGIVGYLLPAANENEPTEHAAEEKD
- the mamK gene encoding MamK family actin-like protein, with product MPPKKKTKEATEILYVGVDLGTSRSAVSASNEKRQWVESYVGWPRDFVSRKLLGKPVLFGEEALKNRMALTLVRPLEYGVIRDGTAREEEAIRELIHHLMGLAEAGEDKAIYAAVGVPAEALKVNKLAIRDAVREFADSLMVVSEPFAVAYGLGALNNAMIIDIGAGTVDFCVMHGTMPGEEDQRTLTTAGDYIDRQLYDRLSEKYPNAKFSLPYVRKLKEEHGFVGETKGKVTVKVPVEGKFVEYEVTEEVRQACERILPPIVETTIDLISRYEPEFQEQVRRNIYLAGGGSQIKGIATALEEALREYGSFKVSTVEDPLFAGADGALALARDMPEEYWEDMS
- a CDS encoding IS630 family transposase (programmed frameshift), which gives rise to MAKKYCVTLNDSERQHLDDLIERRSKGVPPVKRAFMLLKADQSQGAPAWTDERIAESYNVSVRTVERLRRRFVEEGFEVALYGKKREPVKEKIFDGQVEAHLVALRCSEPPEGFARWSLRLLADRMIELGYVESISHESVRQLLKKNELKPWRVKSWVIPQADAAFVCQMEQVLDVYARPYDPLRPVVCLDEARKQLISEVRQPFTRADGVRHVDYEYKREGTRTLYMLCEPLGGFRKVLVKERQDRLTWARVVAHLVEDLYPDAETITLVQDNLSAHTASALYEVFDAERARRIVRKLEIVSTPVHGSWLNMAEIELSVLVRQGLCRRIGNASQLEGEIAAWYEARNAKQRGVDWQFTTADARVKLKRLYPSIIT